One segment of Leptospirillum ferrooxidans C2-3 DNA contains the following:
- a CDS encoding DHHA1 domain-containing protein, producing MSLKSENFSIEKAPVVVFYHQECSDGFGAALSAWLKYADKTPITLTPLSYGDTLPALPTGSDVYILDFSLPVEVFFELRKNNLRVSMIDHHQTAQEKYGQFFSGDQDIIFDMNHSGAALAWKHFHPGTDVPALIRYIEDKDLWLWKLPGSLEINSALASYPMDFSLWNRFLIELENKPAEETDLYKEGSAILRYQGRLLDQAIKNTGTPGKFDEGEEGFFVNSPILNSEIGGRAKTFNNMVGIWSVKPDGRVSYSLRSSDGGPDVARIAQRFGGGGHKRAAGFIVDQIVHTPLLPK from the coding sequence ATGTCCCTGAAATCAGAAAATTTCTCCATCGAAAAAGCGCCTGTTGTTGTCTTTTACCATCAGGAGTGCTCCGATGGATTCGGCGCAGCCCTTTCCGCATGGCTAAAATATGCTGACAAAACCCCGATTACACTCACTCCGCTCTCTTATGGCGACACGCTTCCAGCCCTTCCAACCGGCTCCGATGTCTACATTCTCGACTTTTCACTTCCCGTCGAGGTTTTTTTCGAACTCCGAAAAAACAATCTCCGTGTTTCCATGATCGACCATCATCAGACTGCCCAGGAAAAATATGGACAATTTTTTTCGGGGGATCAGGACATTATCTTCGATATGAACCATTCGGGAGCTGCGCTGGCCTGGAAGCACTTTCACCCGGGAACCGATGTTCCCGCACTCATCCGCTATATTGAAGACAAGGACCTCTGGCTCTGGAAACTTCCTGGAAGCCTTGAGATCAATTCGGCGCTGGCCTCATATCCAATGGACTTTTCTCTCTGGAACCGTTTTCTCATCGAGCTTGAAAACAAACCAGCGGAAGAAACCGATCTCTACAAGGAAGGCTCGGCCATATTGAGATATCAGGGACGGCTTCTGGATCAAGCGATCAAAAATACGGGAACTCCCGGAAAATTTGATGAAGGGGAAGAAGGATTTTTTGTCAACAGCCCCATTTTGAACTCTGAAATTGGAGGGAGAGCCAAAACATTCAACAATATGGTTGGAATATGGTCGGTCAAGCCTGATGGTCGGGTTTCTTACAGCCTGAGATCAAGTGACGGTGGCCCTGATGTTGCCAGAATCGCTCAACGTTTTGGTGGAGGTGGTCATAAAAGGGCGGCCGGATTCATTGTTGACCAGATCGTCCATACACCACTCCTCCCCAAATAA
- the rpoD gene encoding RNA polymerase sigma factor RpoD, producing MSKGEKLNEMKDLISLGKERGYLTYDELNNVLPPEAIGSDQLDHLMSYFGDMNIDIVEEDGGAGVFGDVDSEDEEGFEEVDPHAIVESDEDPDEGMDMTPGALSKIDDPVRLYLKEMGAVPLLTREGEIAIAQRIEEGQKEVSGILFGMPFTIKTILLLRERFETGVVGIREIVDVFEEEESEDSEEGETSSAVREARDQFMLQSEKLAGHFAKMNELAENWHSLPKTSSKRKAGRDQINKVKSDIVELIMEMKLHRKQVELMIRQLHEVVALIEQSTRQMDQVRRKLAVPKEEILKAIESMGSDGIVPEKFSSSDRHELLLRYRDSLDKVRRAEADALLSADEIGERAKQLEIGEEKVREAKAELIKANLRLVVSIAKRYTNRGLQFLDLIQEGNIGLMKAVDKFEYRRGFKFSTYATWWIRQAITRAIADQARTIRIPVHMIETINKLIRTTRQLVQQYGREPLPEELAKEMQMPVEKVRRVLKIAREPISLETPIGEEEDSHLGDFIEDKKSISPIDSAVRYDLVRKIGKALGTLTDREERVIRLRFGIGESTDHTLEEVGQDFDVTRERIRQIEAKALRKLRHPARSKQLKSFVDW from the coding sequence ATGAGCAAAGGCGAAAAGTTAAATGAAATGAAAGATCTGATCAGTCTCGGCAAAGAGAGGGGTTACCTCACTTATGACGAATTGAACAATGTACTTCCTCCGGAGGCGATTGGGTCAGATCAGCTGGATCACTTGATGAGTTACTTCGGAGACATGAATATCGATATCGTTGAAGAAGATGGCGGTGCCGGTGTTTTTGGAGATGTTGATTCCGAGGATGAGGAAGGTTTTGAGGAGGTTGATCCCCACGCCATCGTGGAAAGTGATGAAGATCCCGATGAAGGGATGGACATGACTCCGGGGGCTCTCTCCAAGATTGATGACCCTGTTCGTCTTTATCTGAAGGAAATGGGCGCCGTTCCCCTTTTGACACGGGAGGGGGAGATTGCCATTGCCCAACGGATTGAAGAAGGCCAGAAGGAGGTCTCCGGCATACTTTTTGGAATGCCCTTCACCATCAAGACGATCCTCTTGTTAAGGGAGAGATTTGAAACGGGTGTCGTCGGGATCAGGGAGATCGTCGATGTTTTTGAAGAGGAAGAATCCGAGGATTCCGAAGAGGGCGAAACCTCTTCCGCTGTGAGGGAAGCCAGGGATCAGTTCATGCTCCAGTCTGAAAAACTCGCCGGCCATTTTGCAAAGATGAATGAATTGGCTGAAAATTGGCACTCTCTCCCAAAGACCTCTTCCAAGCGAAAAGCGGGACGTGACCAGATCAACAAGGTAAAGTCCGACATTGTCGAGTTGATCATGGAGATGAAGCTTCATCGCAAGCAGGTAGAGCTTATGATTCGGCAACTGCATGAAGTGGTTGCCCTGATAGAGCAGTCGACCCGCCAGATGGATCAGGTCAGGCGCAAGCTTGCCGTTCCAAAGGAAGAGATCCTCAAGGCAATCGAGTCGATGGGTTCGGATGGCATTGTTCCTGAAAAATTTTCTTCCTCTGACCGCCATGAGCTTCTTTTGCGATATCGGGACTCGCTCGACAAGGTGAGACGAGCCGAGGCAGATGCGCTTCTATCCGCAGATGAGATTGGGGAGAGAGCCAAACAGCTTGAAATTGGTGAAGAGAAGGTTCGTGAAGCAAAAGCCGAATTGATCAAGGCCAACCTGCGACTTGTTGTCTCCATCGCCAAGCGTTATACAAACAGGGGACTCCAGTTTTTGGACCTGATTCAGGAAGGCAATATCGGTTTGATGAAAGCCGTTGACAAGTTTGAGTATCGAAGAGGGTTCAAATTCTCCACATATGCGACATGGTGGATCAGGCAAGCGATTACTAGGGCCATTGCAGATCAGGCGAGAACGATCCGTATCCCGGTCCATATGATCGAGACGATCAATAAGCTGATTCGCACGACACGACAGCTTGTCCAGCAATATGGCCGTGAACCTCTTCCGGAGGAGCTTGCGAAAGAAATGCAAATGCCGGTTGAAAAGGTGAGGAGGGTCTTGAAAATTGCGAGGGAGCCGATATCCCTTGAAACTCCGATCGGCGAGGAGGAAGATAGTCACCTCGGAGATTTTATTGAAGATAAAAAGTCCATCTCCCCGATTGATTCTGCTGTCCGGTATGATCTGGTCAGGAAAATCGGAAAGGCGCTCGGAACCTTGACTGATCGCGAGGAAAGAGTTATACGTTTAAGGTTCGGAATTGGTGAGTCAACGGATCATACCCTCGAGGAAGTTGGGCAGGACTTCGATGTAACCCGGGAAAGAATCCGGCAAATTGAGGCAAAAGCGCTCAGAAAGCTTCGTCATCCCGCCAGAAGCAAACAACTTAAGAGTTTTGTTGACTGGTAG
- a CDS encoding ribonuclease HI family protein produces MILYCDGASRGNPGPSSYGWTLVDESGKCVREAGKRLPEGTNNVAEYEAMVAGLTAACELGIRQVVVRADSELVIRQVTGRYKVKSPGLFPLYQKVMELSGRFDRISFEHVPREQNKRADALANMALDQSISSR; encoded by the coding sequence TTGATCCTTTATTGTGATGGCGCTTCCCGGGGAAACCCAGGGCCATCCTCTTATGGATGGACTCTTGTTGATGAGTCGGGAAAGTGCGTGAGGGAAGCTGGAAAGAGGCTACCGGAAGGGACCAACAATGTTGCGGAATATGAGGCAATGGTAGCGGGTCTCACTGCAGCTTGTGAGTTGGGTATTCGACAGGTGGTTGTTCGGGCCGATTCTGAACTTGTGATCCGGCAGGTTACAGGCCGCTATAAAGTCAAAAGTCCTGGTCTTTTCCCCCTTTATCAGAAAGTCATGGAGCTCTCCGGTCGATTCGACCGGATTTCTTTTGAGCATGTACCACGGGAGCAAAACAAACGAGCGGACGCACTGGCCAACATGGCCCTTGACCAGTCGATCTCTTCCCGGTAG
- a CDS encoding HD domain-containing protein — translation MSKRENLHPNSSQLSGVSLFSDPIHGYIPFVSKPDRPGRSSERDLVDSAWIQRLRSILQLQSARLVFPSAEHSRFVHSLGAMHIAGRFADHLYPGFNESFPGALSPALFESLLRISALFHDSGHGPFCHFYDDHVLKTRFGISHERISQEIIRGPMRATIEDLDRAPCGRFMDQERLSADWVAYLVGKGSRQDQSIPEPPEFIKTLKPLFSGLFTVDNLDYILRDSYMCGVSIGPVDLDRILFYTRFQEKTLSFHRSGLGALEIFLVIRSFMYQQIYFHRTTRLFDMELSGLLGDTVDLLCPGNPLDDMEGYLSLTDHSLIETVRLWRKETDPVKKSLGEKWTSFLLRTKRWEMVYESEWRSGRVHSSFPDESSVKVKEMDLCRLLGLSDGALKIDIASRDTRPENPADFQKRGLLVWDPLLETLSRGPMTELLLSLPVRRVMIRVFIQRDGSPSLQNQNLTLVVKEALEGLP, via the coding sequence ATGTCCAAAAGAGAGAACCTCCACCCGAATTCCTCCCAGTTATCGGGTGTTTCCCTTTTTTCTGATCCGATACATGGGTATATCCCCTTTGTCTCCAAACCCGATCGGCCAGGTCGCTCTTCAGAACGGGACTTGGTCGACTCTGCCTGGATACAGCGTCTTCGCTCAATCCTTCAGCTCCAAAGCGCAAGACTGGTTTTTCCTTCGGCAGAGCATAGCCGGTTCGTCCATTCTCTAGGCGCAATGCATATCGCCGGGCGATTTGCGGATCATCTTTATCCAGGTTTTAATGAAAGTTTCCCCGGCGCACTTTCTCCTGCCCTGTTTGAGTCCCTTCTCCGAATATCTGCTCTCTTCCATGACAGCGGCCATGGTCCTTTTTGTCACTTCTATGATGATCATGTCCTCAAGACCCGATTCGGCATCTCTCATGAACGAATCAGTCAGGAGATCATTCGGGGTCCCATGAGGGCAACGATAGAAGATCTCGACCGGGCCCCTTGCGGACGGTTTATGGATCAAGAGAGATTGTCTGCGGACTGGGTTGCCTACCTTGTCGGAAAGGGAAGCCGCCAAGACCAGTCGATTCCTGAACCACCGGAGTTTATCAAAACCCTGAAGCCCCTGTTTTCAGGTCTTTTTACAGTGGACAACCTGGACTATATCCTCCGGGATTCATACATGTGCGGTGTTTCCATTGGTCCCGTAGATCTTGATCGAATCCTTTTCTATACCCGATTTCAGGAAAAAACACTTTCGTTTCATCGTTCCGGTTTAGGAGCCCTTGAAATTTTCCTGGTCATCAGATCGTTTATGTACCAGCAAATCTATTTTCATCGGACCACCAGACTTTTTGACATGGAGCTCTCGGGTTTGCTGGGGGATACGGTTGATCTTTTGTGTCCGGGAAATCCTCTGGATGACATGGAGGGTTATCTCTCCCTCACGGATCATTCTCTGATTGAGACGGTCCGACTGTGGAGAAAAGAGACAGACCCCGTAAAAAAGTCTCTGGGAGAAAAGTGGACATCCTTTCTGTTGCGGACAAAGCGGTGGGAGATGGTCTATGAGTCTGAATGGCGATCCGGAAGGGTTCATTCATCCTTTCCGGACGAGTCCTCGGTAAAAGTTAAGGAGATGGATCTTTGCCGCCTTCTGGGGTTGTCTGATGGAGCGTTAAAGATTGATATCGCATCGAGGGATACTCGACCGGAGAATCCGGCAGACTTTCAGAAAAGAGGGCTCCTGGTCTGGGATCCGCTCCTGGAAACCCTGTCGAGGGGGCCAATGACTGAACTGTTGCTGTCCTTGCCGGTCCGTCGGGTGATGATCAGGGTTTTTATCCAGCGTGATGGAAGCCCGTCTTTGCAGAACCAGAATCTCACTCTTGTCGTAAAGGAGGCGTTGGAGGGGCTTCCATGA
- a CDS encoding Hsp20/alpha crystallin family protein, producing the protein MNTLNGTLRWDPVRELEALGRRLTPVFGRPFERRENGELKKSEASMADWAPVVDIAEDDAAYHVIAELPDVKKEDVKVVIESGVLSITGERTRKTEEGDKKTYHRVERITGKFYRSFVMPDDADGASVSAQMRDGVLDIRIGKRAEAKPKIVEIQVG; encoded by the coding sequence ATGAACACTCTAAATGGCACTCTTCGTTGGGATCCTGTTCGGGAGCTTGAGGCACTTGGCCGTCGTTTGACTCCGGTTTTTGGTCGGCCCTTCGAGCGCAGGGAAAATGGTGAGTTAAAGAAATCCGAAGCGTCTATGGCGGACTGGGCTCCGGTTGTCGACATTGCCGAGGACGATGCAGCTTATCATGTCATTGCAGAGTTGCCCGATGTGAAAAAGGAGGATGTCAAGGTTGTGATTGAAAGTGGAGTTCTTTCCATCACTGGCGAGCGCACTCGGAAAACGGAAGAGGGCGACAAGAAGACTTACCACCGGGTGGAGAGAATCACCGGGAAGTTTTACCGATCCTTTGTCATGCCGGATGATGCTGACGGGGCTTCTGTTTCAGCCCAGATGAGGGATGGTGTTCTGGACATCCGGATTGGAAAGAGAGCTGAAGCCAAGCCGAAAATCGTTGAAATTCAGGTGGGGTGA
- a CDS encoding ABC-F family ATP-binding cassette domain-containing protein, whose amino-acid sequence MISLVNLSKHYPTRTLFDNLSLKISLRERMAIVGPNGAGKSSLLKMIAGQLEPDSGQVILPVSARIGYLPQDLEIVSDRTAVGEVVGGDATLMEVEDEMKRIETRLSDQDFQNDPGYEKMLVRYGDLQTRFGALGGFEQEARARKILNGLNFSSRQMDMRVEELSGGWRMRVALAKTLITDPDILLLDEPTNHLDIPSIEWLEGFLNEFSGSVLLISHDRTFMNNVINGVIELSSGRATVYSGHYDHYLEEKASRQEALETAYERQQGEIARIESFVERFRAKASKATQAQSRLKALEKMERIELDSQEKTVKFKFPQPQRSGNIVVSLKGVTKGFEGRTIIPSLDLVIHRSVKVALVGPNGAGKSTLLRMLAGVMHPDQGSIIPGANVTITYFAQHQLETLDPHHTVLESMESQAPDSETQTKIRSLLGAFLFRKDEVTKKVGVLSGGEKSRLALARMLLVPANFILLDEPTNHLDIASRECLEFALQSYGGTLIFITHDRHLIETVATDIIEVLPGKVTPLWNTPYEAYVAKRRAESGGQPMAPTLTRESDPIGKNPNAKISQGQKAPSTTGSTDHERDLLKIRLSRIEQEMESITQKITAFEEEIASRVSGQMDYKAKSDIKKIEVKINESRKSLDALTLEWDKLAELISQ is encoded by the coding sequence ATGATCAGTCTTGTCAATCTTTCAAAACACTATCCGACGCGCACCCTCTTCGACAACCTCTCCCTCAAGATCAGCCTCCGGGAACGTATGGCCATCGTAGGCCCCAACGGAGCCGGAAAGTCCTCCCTTCTCAAGATGATTGCAGGGCAGCTCGAACCTGACTCGGGTCAGGTGATTCTCCCTGTCTCCGCAAGGATTGGCTATCTACCCCAGGATCTTGAAATCGTATCGGACCGGACAGCGGTCGGAGAAGTGGTGGGTGGAGATGCGACCCTCATGGAAGTCGAAGATGAGATGAAGCGTATTGAAACCAGATTGTCTGACCAGGATTTCCAGAATGATCCGGGGTACGAAAAAATGCTGGTCCGTTACGGAGATCTGCAAACCCGATTCGGAGCCCTGGGAGGATTCGAGCAGGAAGCCCGCGCCAGAAAGATCCTCAACGGCCTGAATTTCTCCAGCCGTCAGATGGATATGCGGGTCGAGGAACTTTCCGGCGGATGGCGCATGCGGGTTGCATTGGCCAAAACCCTTATCACCGATCCGGACATTCTCCTTCTGGACGAACCCACAAACCATCTCGACATTCCCTCTATCGAATGGCTTGAAGGTTTTCTCAACGAGTTCTCAGGATCTGTCCTCCTGATTTCGCATGACAGGACCTTCATGAATAATGTCATCAATGGAGTCATCGAACTCTCGAGCGGAAGGGCGACCGTTTATTCTGGCCACTATGACCATTATCTTGAAGAAAAGGCATCCCGGCAGGAAGCACTGGAAACCGCCTATGAACGGCAACAGGGAGAAATTGCCCGAATCGAATCCTTTGTCGAGCGATTCCGGGCAAAGGCATCCAAAGCCACACAGGCCCAGTCACGGCTCAAGGCTCTTGAAAAAATGGAGAGGATCGAACTTGATTCCCAGGAAAAAACAGTCAAGTTCAAGTTTCCACAGCCCCAGCGCTCGGGAAATATTGTGGTCTCCCTCAAAGGGGTGACCAAGGGATTCGAGGGACGAACCATCATCCCCTCACTCGATCTTGTCATTCACCGAAGCGTCAAGGTTGCTCTCGTGGGCCCGAATGGTGCCGGCAAATCAACCCTTCTCCGGATGCTCGCGGGAGTGATGCACCCGGACCAGGGATCGATCATCCCGGGCGCCAATGTCACCATCACCTACTTTGCCCAGCATCAGCTTGAGACTCTCGACCCCCACCATACGGTGCTTGAGTCCATGGAATCCCAGGCTCCTGACTCCGAAACACAGACCAAGATCCGTAGCCTTCTTGGAGCATTTTTGTTCCGCAAGGATGAAGTGACCAAAAAAGTCGGAGTCCTTTCGGGCGGAGAGAAAAGCCGTCTGGCCCTTGCAAGGATGCTCCTCGTCCCCGCAAATTTCATTCTTCTCGACGAGCCGACGAACCACTTGGACATCGCCTCACGAGAATGTCTTGAATTCGCACTCCAGTCCTACGGCGGAACACTCATCTTCATTACCCATGACAGACACCTTATCGAAACGGTCGCAACGGATATCATCGAGGTATTGCCCGGCAAGGTCACTCCACTGTGGAACACCCCCTATGAAGCTTATGTTGCCAAAAGGCGTGCAGAATCCGGCGGGCAACCGATGGCCCCCACACTGACAAGAGAATCGGACCCAATCGGTAAGAACCCAAACGCAAAAATCAGCCAGGGACAAAAAGCACCTTCAACAACCGGTTCGACAGATCACGAACGGGACCTCCTCAAGATCAGACTCTCCCGCATCGAACAGGAAATGGAGTCCATTACTCAGAAAATCACCGCTTTTGAGGAAGAAATCGCATCCCGTGTTTCCGGGCAAATGGATTACAAGGCCAAAAGCGATATCAAAAAGATCGAGGTCAAGATCAATGAGTCCCGAAAATCACTCGACGCACTGACACTGGAATGGGACAAACTCGCCGAATTGATCTCGCAATGA
- a CDS encoding pseudouridine synthase, which produces MDRVNVGTQKIFHTIDRWFSKTGIASRSETLRMIREGRISWNGRIVTSPDLSIPAPAGGFPEITLDGHILSPAPFLVLAMNKPRGILVGLDPGRREKEIDRLIEKSPWGPQNGFTGKITPLGRLDMASSGLILLTSRPGELADLLDPDFEVPRTYRVQVRPAMKAEDLERVRKGDAGSPWGFMTPKIEIERANERTTWLDITLCEGKNREIRKILSGLGYTILHLIRTRFGDLCLGDEGMKSIGGIWDVTSHFGGGGGFRIDIILDRIQRGDIIDVKVAGG; this is translated from the coding sequence ATGGACAGGGTCAATGTCGGTACGCAAAAGATCTTTCATACAATCGACCGATGGTTTTCCAAAACCGGAATTGCCTCACGTTCGGAAACCCTCAGAATGATCAGGGAAGGTCGCATTTCTTGGAATGGAAGGATTGTGACTTCTCCTGATCTATCCATTCCGGCACCTGCTGGGGGGTTCCCGGAGATTACTCTCGATGGACACATCCTTTCACCTGCGCCCTTCCTGGTTCTCGCCATGAACAAGCCGAGGGGGATTCTTGTCGGTTTGGATCCGGGAAGAAGGGAAAAAGAAATCGATCGCCTGATCGAGAAGAGTCCATGGGGACCTCAAAATGGTTTTACAGGTAAGATCACTCCTCTTGGCAGGCTCGATATGGCTTCTTCCGGTCTGATCTTGCTGACAAGTCGTCCGGGGGAGCTTGCGGATCTTCTCGATCCTGATTTTGAAGTTCCCAGAACCTACCGTGTACAGGTCAGGCCGGCGATGAAGGCGGAAGATCTGGAACGTGTCAGGAAAGGGGATGCTGGGAGCCCTTGGGGATTTATGACTCCCAAGATCGAAATCGAGAGGGCCAACGAGCGAACAACTTGGCTCGATATCACCCTTTGTGAAGGTAAAAATAGAGAAATACGCAAGATATTGTCAGGGCTTGGATATACCATCCTTCATCTGATCCGGACTCGTTTCGGGGATCTCTGTCTGGGTGATGAAGGGATGAAAAGTATCGGGGGAATATGGGACGTGACCTCACATTTTGGAGGGGGCGGTGGATTTAGAATTGACATAATACTTGACAGAATACAAAGAGGCGATATAATAGATGTGAAAGTAGCAGGGGGGTAA
- a CDS encoding lytic transglycosylase domain-containing protein, whose translation MNWLITQSVSWCIGAHLLTSSVPYQATITKIACTQHVNPTLVAAIIEKESGFHRRKRRVEPAIHDISRGLMQITLGTARMMGFRGAPKKLYSPMVNIQYGVRYLAYLLKRYPTGEDAIAAYNDGHPHFRRGHYVNSKGGYSVQRYVSDVLRNTKNLMIASINSWDFENHLGFIGEPSPSLNSRWLLADIGLSGNNRLGGHRTGF comes from the coding sequence ATGAACTGGCTCATCACTCAATCCGTGTCCTGGTGTATTGGGGCACATCTTCTGACTTCATCCGTTCCCTATCAGGCAACTATTACCAAAATAGCATGCACCCAACATGTGAACCCTACGCTGGTCGCCGCCATCATCGAAAAGGAATCGGGGTTTCATCGCCGGAAGAGAAGAGTAGAACCTGCCATTCATGATATTTCCAGGGGGCTTATGCAAATCACTCTTGGAACCGCCAGAATGATGGGTTTCAGGGGCGCCCCCAAAAAGCTCTACTCTCCAATGGTGAACATTCAGTATGGCGTCCGCTACCTGGCCTATCTGCTGAAACGCTACCCTACAGGAGAAGATGCGATTGCCGCCTATAATGACGGTCATCCGCATTTTAGGCGGGGACATTATGTGAACTCAAAAGGAGGGTATTCTGTCCAGCGCTATGTTAGCGATGTCCTCAGAAATACCAAGAATCTCATGATCGCATCAATCAACAGCTGGGATTTTGAAAACCATTTGGGATTTATCGGGGAACCATCTCCCTCACTGAACTCCCGCTGGCTTCTGGCCGACATTGGACTTTCCGGGAATAACCGGCTTGGAGGCCACAGGACGGGATTTTAG
- a CDS encoding zinc ribbon domain-containing protein → MSLIYHLQSMDLEGQRLRAQTEMATAAIQTEKAHLESLERSLEIAKEELRTLEMNHQKIETDLKDTELLLLEGKKRQKDLKHARDIQAFLSEAEFRRDEKDRMEEEIIANLEAQSSLAKRIESLEADLATKKEVYRQETDRFATETEERKQRIEEIEKARKDLEKGFDEDLLETYQRLRSSQKNGQVITRVIDGACESCRITLPPRTVTEVKKRKQIMSCQYCQRWLYIEDGKVS, encoded by the coding sequence TTGTCTCTGATTTATCATTTGCAATCCATGGACCTCGAAGGACAAAGGCTACGAGCCCAGACAGAAATGGCTACAGCCGCCATTCAAACGGAAAAGGCTCATCTGGAGTCTCTTGAAAGAAGTCTTGAAATCGCCAAGGAAGAGCTCCGTACACTTGAGATGAACCACCAAAAAATTGAGACGGATCTGAAAGATACGGAACTGCTTCTTCTGGAAGGAAAAAAAAGGCAAAAAGATCTGAAGCATGCGAGGGATATTCAAGCTTTTTTGTCGGAGGCGGAGTTTCGCCGGGATGAAAAAGACCGGATGGAAGAAGAGATTATCGCCAATCTGGAGGCGCAGTCCTCCCTGGCAAAAAGGATCGAGTCCCTGGAAGCGGATCTGGCGACAAAGAAAGAAGTCTACCGGCAAGAGACAGATCGATTTGCTACGGAAACGGAAGAGCGAAAGCAACGGATCGAAGAGATCGAAAAAGCCAGAAAAGATCTGGAAAAGGGATTTGACGAGGACCTTCTCGAAACCTATCAGCGCCTCCGGTCTTCCCAAAAGAATGGCCAGGTGATCACCCGCGTGATCGATGGAGCCTGTGAGTCATGCCGGATTACCCTTCCTCCAAGGACCGTTACCGAAGTCAAGAAAAGAAAACAAATCATGAGTTGTCAGTACTGTCAGCGCTGGCTCTATATCGAGGACGGGAAAGTGTCTTGA